The following proteins are encoded in a genomic region of Mycolicibacterium confluentis:
- a CDS encoding NAD(P)/FAD-dependent oxidoreductase — MRQEWECVVVGGGAAGLSAALVLGRARRQTLVVDAGAQSNSASAVMGGLLGFDRRPPADLYTQGRRELAVYPSVEYREGEVTGGTLSDDGVELDLEDGQRIRARRVLLTTGMQYCPPDLPGLAQFWGKSVFQCPFCHGWEMRDQRLAVMAVGEEAVHAALMLRGWSDDVVVLSDGPSSLDAEQARLLEAAGVAVDERRVTELIGADRDLTHVAFADGTRLRRDGLLVEAPLRQRSGLAEKLGVRCTSSALAPDAVNVDQLFRTDTPVVFAAGDVCAEQPHLAGAIATGSNAAMIVVQSLLADDFGLPYPPT; from the coding sequence ATGCGTCAGGAATGGGAATGCGTCGTTGTTGGTGGCGGTGCGGCGGGGCTCAGCGCGGCGCTGGTGCTGGGGCGGGCGCGCCGACAGACGCTGGTGGTCGACGCGGGCGCCCAGAGCAACAGCGCGTCGGCAGTCATGGGTGGGCTGCTCGGTTTCGACCGCCGACCGCCGGCCGACCTCTACACGCAGGGGCGCCGCGAGTTGGCGGTCTATCCCAGCGTCGAGTACCGCGAGGGGGAGGTGACGGGCGGGACGCTGAGTGACGACGGCGTGGAACTGGACCTCGAGGATGGGCAGCGGATCCGGGCACGACGGGTTCTGCTCACAACGGGGATGCAGTACTGCCCTCCGGACCTGCCCGGGCTTGCGCAGTTCTGGGGAAAGTCGGTGTTCCAGTGCCCGTTCTGTCATGGCTGGGAGATGCGCGATCAGCGGCTTGCCGTGATGGCGGTGGGGGAGGAGGCGGTGCACGCTGCGCTGATGCTGCGCGGGTGGTCTGATGATGTGGTCGTGTTGTCCGACGGTCCCAGCAGCCTCGATGCCGAGCAGGCCCGCCTGCTCGAGGCCGCGGGTGTCGCCGTCGACGAGCGTCGGGTCACTGAACTGATCGGCGCCGACCGTGACCTCACCCATGTCGCCTTCGCCGACGGCACGCGCCTGCGCCGGGACGGACTGCTGGTCGAAGCGCCGCTGCGCCAGCGGTCGGGCCTGGCCGAAAAGCTCGGGGTCCGTTGCACTTCCAGTGCGCTGGCACCGGACGCGGTCAACGTGGACCAACTGTTCCGCACGGACACGCCCGTCGTGTTCGCGGCGGGGGACGTCTGCGCCGAACAACCCCACTTGGCCGGTGCGATCGCCACCGGGTCCAACGCCGCGATGATCGTCGTGCAGAGCCTGCTGGCGGACGACTTCGGACTGCCGTATCCGCCGACGTGA
- a CDS encoding APC family permease, whose translation MTSSEATAAAPEDAAPDGKLKRKITGPLLFLFILGDVLGAGIYALMGVLAGKVGGALWAPLVVALALALLTAGSYAELVTKYPKAGGAAVFAERAFKRPIVSFLVGFSMLAAGVTSAAGLAIAFAGDYLTTFIDVPAIPAAVVFLALVAALNARGISESVKSNVVMTVIELTGLLIVIIAGAVMIGGGRGDVGRVSQFPDGSTPALAILAGAIIAYYSFVGFETSANVAEEIRNPSRVYPTALFGALVTAGIVYLLVGLASAAVLAPEDLAASSGPLLDVVSASGLGVPNWLFSAIALVAVANGALLTMIMSSRLAFGMAEHGLLPGVLARVLPQRRTPWVAIVSTTAVAMLLTLVGDLSTLAETVVLLLLLVFLSTNVAVLVLRRDTVEHSHFRVWTAIPVLGVASCILLLTQQTATVWLFAGILLVVGVVLYFIARAATRRSAAEAEPTPQGQL comes from the coding sequence ATGACGTCATCGGAGGCGACTGCCGCCGCACCGGAGGATGCTGCCCCCGACGGCAAGCTCAAACGCAAGATCACCGGCCCTCTTCTGTTCCTGTTCATCCTGGGCGACGTGCTCGGGGCCGGCATCTACGCGCTGATGGGCGTCCTGGCTGGGAAGGTCGGCGGCGCTTTGTGGGCGCCTCTGGTGGTGGCGCTCGCGCTGGCGCTCCTCACTGCCGGTTCCTACGCCGAACTGGTCACCAAATACCCCAAGGCCGGGGGTGCCGCGGTCTTCGCCGAACGCGCGTTCAAGCGTCCCATCGTGTCGTTCCTGGTGGGCTTCTCCATGCTCGCGGCGGGGGTCACGAGCGCCGCGGGGTTGGCGATCGCGTTCGCGGGCGACTACCTCACCACGTTCATCGACGTCCCCGCCATCCCCGCCGCCGTGGTCTTCCTCGCTCTCGTCGCAGCACTCAACGCACGCGGCATCAGCGAGTCGGTCAAGAGCAATGTGGTGATGACCGTCATCGAACTGACGGGTCTGCTCATCGTGATCATCGCGGGAGCGGTGATGATCGGGGGCGGGCGCGGCGACGTCGGCCGCGTCAGCCAGTTCCCCGACGGATCCACCCCGGCGCTGGCCATCCTCGCCGGGGCGATCATCGCCTACTACTCCTTCGTCGGATTCGAGACGTCGGCGAACGTCGCCGAGGAGATCCGCAACCCGAGCAGGGTCTACCCCACGGCTCTCTTCGGAGCCCTCGTCACGGCCGGGATCGTGTACCTGCTGGTCGGATTGGCCAGTGCCGCCGTTCTCGCCCCGGAGGACCTGGCCGCATCGTCGGGACCGCTGCTCGACGTGGTGTCCGCGTCGGGACTGGGGGTACCGAACTGGCTGTTCAGTGCCATCGCGCTCGTCGCCGTCGCCAACGGTGCGCTGCTGACCATGATCATGTCGAGCCGCCTCGCGTTCGGAATGGCCGAACATGGGCTTCTCCCAGGTGTTCTCGCGCGGGTGCTGCCGCAGCGGCGCACACCGTGGGTGGCGATCGTGTCCACCACCGCGGTGGCGATGCTGCTGACATTGGTCGGCGATCTGTCCACGCTCGCCGAAACCGTGGTCCTGCTCCTGCTGTTGGTGTTCCTCTCCACCAATGTGGCGGTGCTGGTGCTGCGCCGAGACACCGTCGAGCACAGCCACTTCCGGGTCTGGACGGCGATACCCGTGCTCGGCGTCGCCTCGTGCATCCTGCTGCTCACTCAGCAGACCGCCACGGTGTGGCTGTTCGCGGGCATCCTGTTGGTCGTGGGAGTCGTGCTGTACTTCATCGCACGCGCGGCCACCCGGCGTTCAGCCGCCGAGGCCGAACCCACCCCCCAGGGTCAGCTGTAG
- a CDS encoding S53 family peptidase — protein sequence MVLVVFTALTPVSDLHVSPHSGQPAVTGPMQLLLAASTDLGPARADQIQLTASLHGPHPPVALRTWARERDLSVRWRPDDDWAILEGAPSAVSRALGLEVHDYRGRRGQQFYASPQQPQVPETLRHEVDELGRILSYTPHHTSVPGSPGIFPLDVPDRALTPAAVLTAYNADSLARDGFTGKGTTIVIFAFDGFDQADLDTFSSMFDLPTFTPEIVGGQPGPPAAELTMDLQVTHAIAPDARKVVVNARPTVEGPGGYERIGQMLEDTDRRYPGAVWSFSIGWGCDRLITAADLAPVQSALRRAQSHGTVAFNASGDLAGLECRGGSDWDSPPGETAIGLDSVASLPQMTSVGGTTLSTDADAKWIAEQAWFDAPLSQGTGGGVSALFDTPPWQQQVATTLPSGRAAGRRLTPDVAAVADSFTGMTIVLGQQVYVGGGTSQSAPIWAAFTAMITEYLIANGGDLIGEINPLLYRIAEGAPFPAFRDVTLGGNAVDTAGPGYDLVSGLGTPDVDNLARNLLILQRTEL from the coding sequence ATGGTGTTGGTGGTCTTCACGGCGCTGACGCCGGTCTCCGACCTGCACGTCTCTCCTCACTCAGGACAGCCCGCCGTCACTGGTCCGATGCAACTGCTGCTCGCCGCCTCCACCGACCTCGGCCCCGCGCGCGCGGATCAGATTCAGCTGACCGCCTCGCTCCACGGCCCGCACCCACCGGTCGCGCTGCGCACCTGGGCCCGCGAGCGCGATCTGTCCGTGCGCTGGAGACCGGATGACGATTGGGCGATTCTGGAGGGTGCTCCCTCGGCCGTGTCCCGCGCGCTCGGACTCGAGGTGCACGACTACCGCGGGCGTCGCGGCCAACAGTTCTACGCCTCACCGCAACAGCCCCAGGTCCCGGAGACACTGCGGCACGAAGTCGACGAGTTGGGCCGAATCCTGAGCTACACGCCGCACCACACGTCGGTCCCGGGATCACCGGGCATCTTTCCCCTGGATGTCCCCGACCGGGCGCTGACGCCGGCGGCCGTGCTCACCGCGTACAACGCGGACAGCCTCGCGCGCGACGGCTTCACCGGCAAAGGCACCACGATCGTCATCTTCGCCTTTGACGGCTTCGACCAGGCCGACCTCGACACTTTCTCGTCGATGTTCGACCTGCCGACCTTCACCCCCGAGATTGTCGGCGGACAGCCCGGACCTCCTGCTGCCGAGCTGACGATGGACCTCCAAGTCACGCACGCGATCGCTCCTGACGCACGCAAGGTCGTGGTCAACGCGCGCCCGACAGTCGAGGGACCGGGCGGTTACGAGCGGATCGGTCAGATGCTCGAGGACACCGATCGGCGTTATCCCGGTGCGGTGTGGAGTTTTTCGATTGGCTGGGGTTGCGACCGGTTGATCACCGCAGCCGACCTGGCTCCAGTCCAGTCGGCGCTGCGCCGCGCCCAGTCCCACGGCACGGTCGCCTTCAACGCCAGCGGCGATCTCGCGGGCCTGGAGTGCAGGGGCGGCTCCGACTGGGACTCACCGCCCGGCGAGACCGCCATTGGACTGGATTCGGTGGCCTCGCTGCCCCAGATGACCAGCGTCGGAGGCACCACGTTGTCGACCGATGCCGATGCGAAGTGGATCGCCGAACAGGCGTGGTTCGACGCACCCCTGTCGCAGGGCACCGGCGGCGGGGTGTCCGCGCTGTTCGACACACCCCCATGGCAGCAGCAGGTGGCGACCACCCTCCCGTCCGGGCGTGCGGCGGGCAGGCGGCTCACACCCGACGTCGCTGCGGTCGCCGACTCGTTCACCGGCATGACCATCGTTCTGGGACAACAGGTCTACGTCGGCGGGGGCACGTCGCAGTCGGCTCCGATCTGGGCGGCCTTCACGGCGATGATCACCGAGTATCTGATCGCCAACGGCGGCGACCTGATCGGCGAGATCAACCCCCTGCTCTACCGCATCGCCGAGGGCGCGCCATTCCCGGCGTTCCGCGACGTCACACTCGGCGGCAATGCCGTCGACACCGCGGGTCCCGGATACGACCTCGTGAGCGGACTCGGCACGCCCGATGTCGACAACCTCGCACGCAACCTGCTGATTCTGCAGAGGACGGAACTGTGA
- a CDS encoding glycoside hydrolase family 6 protein yields the protein MAFRHKPDYLAVVFSDGAVARWIAPLVAVTALAGVGLSTPAQPGLAPEIRLASEANPLDGTTFYVDPISKAMRAAKAANPPSPQLDYVANTPQAYWLDQAFPASTVTGTVSGLVGAAGAVGATPVLVIYALPHRDCYSYAAGGFGSADGYRQWIDAVAAGLGGAPAVIILEPDALAMADCLSADQRQERFDLIRYAVDALTRDPAAAVYIDGGHSRWLSAENMAARLNEVGIDRARGFSLNVTNYYTTEEQIGYGEAISGLTNGSHYVIDTSRNGAGPEHDGALNWCNPKGRALGTPPTTATAGPHADAYLWVKRVGESDGSCDRGEPGAGTFVNQYAIDLARNAGH from the coding sequence TTGGCGTTCCGCCATAAGCCCGATTACCTTGCGGTGGTGTTCTCAGATGGTGCAGTCGCGCGCTGGATAGCTCCCCTCGTCGCCGTCACGGCCCTGGCCGGTGTGGGTCTGTCGACCCCGGCTCAACCCGGGCTGGCGCCCGAGATTCGGCTGGCCAGCGAGGCCAACCCGCTCGACGGCACGACCTTCTACGTCGACCCCATCTCAAAGGCGATGCGTGCCGCGAAGGCGGCCAACCCGCCGAGCCCGCAACTCGACTACGTCGCCAACACTCCGCAGGCGTACTGGCTGGACCAGGCATTTCCCGCGTCCACAGTCACCGGCACGGTGAGCGGGTTGGTCGGCGCGGCGGGCGCGGTCGGTGCGACGCCGGTGCTGGTGATCTACGCCCTTCCTCATCGCGACTGCTACAGCTACGCGGCGGGCGGGTTCGGTTCGGCCGACGGCTACCGCCAGTGGATCGACGCCGTCGCGGCCGGCCTGGGCGGCGCGCCTGCGGTGATCATCCTCGAACCCGACGCCCTGGCGATGGCCGACTGCCTGTCGGCCGATCAGCGTCAGGAACGCTTCGATCTGATCCGCTACGCCGTCGACGCCCTGACTCGGGATCCCGCGGCGGCGGTGTACATCGACGGCGGACACTCGCGGTGGCTGAGCGCCGAGAACATGGCCGCCAGGCTGAATGAAGTCGGTATCGACCGGGCGCGGGGATTCAGCCTCAACGTCACGAACTACTACACGACCGAAGAGCAGATCGGTTATGGCGAAGCGATCTCCGGGCTCACCAACGGTTCGCACTACGTGATCGACACCTCGCGCAACGGTGCCGGGCCTGAGCACGATGGCGCGCTGAATTGGTGCAATCCCAAGGGACGTGCATTGGGCACCCCGCCGACCACCGCCACGGCCGGCCCGCATGCCGACGCCTATCTGTGGGTCAAGCGCGTCGGTGAGTCCGACGGATCATGTGACCGTGGCGAACCCGGCGCGGGGACCTTCGTGAACCAGTACGCGATCGATCTCGCACGCAACGCGGGTCACTAG
- a CDS encoding SDR family NAD(P)-dependent oxidoreductase, with protein MNNALRGRTALVTGATAGIGYAIARQLAAAGAAVTVHGRNAERGAKAVQDIENDGGRALFVAADLADVEDVRRLAEEVGDVDILVNNAGVYRFAGTLETTDADFDEQINTNLRAPYLLVQELVPGMLERGDGIVINVTTVAASTPAAEAGIYGAGKAGLELLTKLWADEFGARGVRVNAVAPGPTQTEGTAALGDQLIEGLGRTTALGRTATADEIANVVTFLASPAASYVNGAILAIGGGSLAIRPAA; from the coding sequence ATGAACAATGCACTCCGCGGGAGGACCGCTCTAGTCACTGGTGCGACCGCGGGTATCGGCTACGCCATCGCCAGGCAACTCGCCGCGGCGGGCGCCGCGGTCACGGTCCACGGACGCAACGCGGAACGCGGCGCAAAAGCCGTGCAGGACATCGAGAATGACGGTGGGCGGGCTCTGTTCGTCGCCGCGGATCTGGCCGATGTCGAGGATGTCCGCAGGCTCGCGGAGGAGGTCGGTGACGTCGACATCCTGGTGAACAACGCGGGTGTCTACCGGTTCGCCGGCACCCTGGAGACCACCGACGCCGACTTCGACGAGCAGATCAACACCAACCTGCGCGCACCCTATCTACTGGTGCAGGAACTCGTGCCCGGCATGCTCGAGCGTGGGGACGGGATCGTGATCAACGTGACCACGGTGGCTGCCAGCACGCCCGCGGCCGAAGCCGGCATCTACGGTGCGGGAAAGGCCGGCCTCGAACTGCTGACCAAGCTGTGGGCCGACGAGTTCGGCGCTCGGGGGGTGCGTGTCAACGCTGTCGCACCCGGCCCCACACAGACCGAGGGCACCGCCGCGCTCGGCGACCAGCTCATTGAAGGACTCGGCCGCACAACGGCTTTGGGTCGTACCGCGACGGCCGACGAGATCGCCAACGTGGTGACGTTCCTCGCCTCCCCCGCCGCGAGCTACGTCAACGGCGCGATCCTCGCCATCGGGGGCGGCTCACTCGCCATCCGACCCGCGGCCTGA
- a CDS encoding cupin domain-containing protein, translating into MSQLNPAQTIIRVPTDIVWRTPQGAPPDSVEEAVLSGSETAAGQYLVLMKWHPGYWSAPHFYRTDRLCMVLSGVWWCNSGPDFDPAQAVAAPAGSFVHRVAGTPHYDGAHSDAAEPAVIAVTGIGPVEQTWVHPSEPPLRIF; encoded by the coding sequence ATGAGCCAACTCAATCCCGCCCAGACCATCATTCGCGTGCCCACCGATATCGTCTGGCGCACGCCGCAGGGCGCTCCGCCGGATTCCGTCGAAGAGGCCGTGCTGAGTGGGAGCGAGACGGCGGCCGGGCAGTACCTGGTCCTGATGAAATGGCACCCCGGATACTGGAGTGCGCCGCACTTCTACCGCACCGACCGACTCTGCATGGTGTTGTCCGGTGTCTGGTGGTGCAACAGTGGCCCGGACTTCGACCCAGCCCAGGCCGTAGCGGCTCCGGCCGGTTCGTTCGTGCATCGGGTCGCGGGAACACCCCATTACGACGGCGCCCATAGCGACGCCGCCGAACCGGCCGTCATCGCGGTCACCGGCATCGGGCCAGTCGAGCAGACCTGGGTGCACCCGTCGGAGCCCCCGCTGCGGATCTTCTGA